The Amblyomma americanum isolate KBUSLIRL-KWMA chromosome 6, ASM5285725v1, whole genome shotgun sequence genome has a window encoding:
- the LOC144095384 gene encoding uncharacterized protein LOC144095384, translated as MTPLKWDLWTHARRVTELCPALFPCVCEAYARLHEARWTLSRSGANLWTPCGRGSSRDACELPRQMQQWNRLLAPINTQLREGNTPGELAVLSVDGCQWHSRCSIQRAVVLVHWLLFRHPCVAALRADYRNLIHFSLLCDSVHLSSLKCSGEYLNGRDSRRLLSAMRNLRHLEEFICDSLDISDIGNMPLLCDIIARNTNLYRLEVHNFGLGLTRLWYLLHVLAINVRLRELCLDVSCLQESECSLFPLALKENHALKSLRLLGSLCKPTLSVAAVAEALEGVTALTSLELCYFHVTTDEAWALATSLVCNQSVQQLALFACVPIFSHLTGVPCSVEKGEASWSGVSSHIEPFVYMLHKVTSLRKLTFPVSSYPLEDQRAFLEALVVNDSIEEVRVQSLNYRHLSEFRRLLSDTGIGGRVIFCTVPVDDGRLDMDLRMTYVRDVSMWLDIESPNEVYSGFRQLLTLLGLTTLVVCLECSIDAESAELFGQYLRNTLVLKDLRMSFSACRDEALVLLEALSLNTSITALDVEGWCRTRRTARLLADVVSSNKNIVAFRYYSEGRNASRAFFFAFAQHIDSNFTILSVKMLPRKREGKYWNRIQEVVTRNHTLLIHAARYVTGCVMQKSGAEALELMSSNPMLVSKVEEMASLSENAAKVSIRSRLADLDDMDFFMSVTGVVKESVVCEETAEGRASLGALPYDCWLRLRRFLRVADVIDRPQMI; from the coding sequence ATGACTCCGCTCAAGTGGGATCTCTGGACGCATGCAAGACGCGTGACTGAGCTGTGCCCGGCGCTGTTCCCTTGCGTCTGCGAAGCGTATGCCAGGCTGCATGAGGCCAGGTGGACACTGTCCAGGAGCGGCGCCAACCTCTGGACGCCATGCGGTAGGGGCAGCAGCCGAGACGCCTGCGAGCTGCCGCGGCAGATGCAACAGTGGAACCGGCTCTTGGCGCCCATCAACACGCAGCTCAGGGAAGGAAACACTCCAGGAGAGCTCGCCGTCCTGAGTGTGGACGGGTGCCAATGGCACAGCAGGTGCAGCATTCAACGCGCCGTAGTTCTCGTTCACTGGCTGCTTTTTAGGCACCCCTGCGTGGCTGCGCTCCGAGCGGACTATAGGAATCTTATCCACTTTTCCCTTTTGTGTGACAGTGTGCACCTGAGCAGCCTCAAGTGTAGTGGTGAGTACTTAAACGGGAGAGATAGCCGTAGGCTCCTGAGTGCGATGCGTAACCTGCGCCACCTGGAAGAGTTCATCTGTGATAGTCTGGACATCTCCGACATCGGAAACATGCCGCTTCTGTGCGATATAATAGCGCGTAATACCAATTTGTATCGGCTTGAGGTCCACAATTTCGGTCTTGGGTTGACAAGACTGTGGTACCTCCTGCACGTGTTAGCCATTAATGTACGCCTCAGAGAACTCTGCCTCGATGTGAGCTGCCTGCAGGAAAGCGAATGCAGCTTGTTCCCGCTGGCGCTGAAAGAAAACCACGCACTCAAGTCGCTGCGCTTGCTCGGTTCGCTCTGTAAACCTACCTTGAGTGTGGCTGCGGTCGCAGAAGCTCTGGAAGGCGTGACAGCGCTGACCAGTTTGGAGCTGTGCTATTTTCATGTCACCACCGATGAGGCCTGGGCCCTGGCGACGTCCCTCGTCTGCAACCAGTCAGTGCAGCAGCTGGCACTGTTCGCGTGCGTACCGATCTTCTCTCACCTGACCGGGGTGCCGTGCTCCGTAGAAAAAGGAGAAGCCTCGTGGAGCGGCGTTTCGTCGCACATTGAACCTTTCGTGTACATGCTGCACAAGGTGACGTCACTGCGGAAGCTCACGTTTCCTGTCTCCTCTTACCCCCTGGAGGACCAGCGGGCATTTCTCGAGGCTTTGGTGGTGAACGATTCCATCGAAGAGGTACGCGTTCAGAGCCTGAACTACCGCCACCTAAGCGAGTTTCGCCGGCTTCTCTCCGACACTGGCATTGGTGGCCGAGTGATATTCTGTACTGTTCCGGTAGACGACGGCAGATTGGACATGGATTTACGTATGACGTATGTTCGAGATGTCTCTATGTGGCTCGACATAGAGTCACCCAATGAAGTGTATAGCGGGTTCAGGCAGCTGTTAACGCTCCTCGGTTTGACAACCCTGGTCGTGTGCCTCGAATGCTCCATTGACGCCGAGTCAGCAGAGCTCTTTGGGCAGTACCTGCGGAACACTCTGGTCCTTAAGGACCTCAGGATGAGCTTCTCCGCGTGCCGCGATGAAGCCCTGGTCCTCCTCGAGGCACTGTCGCTCAACACCAGCATCACTGCTCTCGACGTGGAGGGATGGTGTCGCACCAGGCGTACCGCACGCCTTCTAGCGGACGTCGTCTCTTCGAACAAGAACATTGTGGCGTTCCGCTATTACTCGGAAGGCAGGAATGCCTCGCGAGCGTTCTTTTTCGCGTTCGCCCAACACATTGACAGCAATTTCACCATCCTATCTGTAAAGATGCTTCCGCGCAAAAGAGAAGGCAAGTACTGGAATCGCATCCAGGAGGTTGTGACCCGCAACCACACGCTCCTGATCCACGCCGCGCGCTACGTTACCGGCTGCGTGATGCAAAAGAGCGGAGCAGAGGCACTCGAGTTGATGTCCTCGAACCCCATGCTGGTCTCCAAAGTTGAGGAAATGGCATCACTAAGTGAAAATGCAGCTAAGGTTTCTATAAGAAGCAGACTGGCTGACCTAGATGACATGGACTTCTTCATGAGCGTTACTGGCGTTGTTAAGGAAAGTGTTGTGTGCGAAGAAACCGCCGAGGGCAGAGCCAGCTTAGGTGCGCTGCCGTATGACTGCTGGCTGCGCTTGCGGCGCTTCTTGCGAGTGGCAGACGTGATAGACAGGCCCCAAATGATCTGA
- the LOC144093861 gene encoding uncharacterized protein LOC144093861 has protein sequence MPKSILQDPLLLSQLKCSEIEDLLCLEVFGETRRDPLSVRGLLNIDDIDSGVFRTHFRFEKHDLHRLQRALQIPEAVVTPQRVAVPGDEALCITLRRLAYPNRLCDLEDLFRRHSSTLSSVTNIVLGHIETRFFHLLDDLNNHAWLNLDSLETFSQVSRK, from the coding sequence ATGCCGAAGAGCATACTCCAAGACCCGCTACTCTTGTCACAGCTAAAGTGTTCAGAGATAGAAGACTTGCTGTGTCTTGAAGTCTTTGGTGAGACGCGACGTGACCCACTGTCTGTGCGCGGGCTTTTGAACATTGACGACATCGACAGTGGTGTGTTCAGGACGCATTTTCGATTCGAGAAGCATGACTTGCACAGGCTGCAGAGGGCCTTACAAATACCTGAAGCGGTGGTAACTCCACAGAGGGTGGCAGTTCCTGGGGACGAGGCCCTGTGCATAACCCTGCGACGGCTTGCGTACCCGAACCGGCTCTGCGATCTGGAAGACCTTTTCAGGCGACACAGCTCTACCCTATCGTCTGTGACCAACATAGTTCTCGGGCACATTGAAACGCGTTTTTTTCATTTGTTGGATGACCTAAACAACCATGCCTGGCTGAACCTGGACTCGCTGGAAACGTTCTCTCAGGTAAGCCGTAAATAG